TCAGCTGTGAAGAGAAAGAGGTGGTGCTTAAAATCAAGGAGCTCCTCGAATCTGCCGGTGTCCACAATGTGCGGATTGATGCCCTGGGAAACTGCATTGCCCGGGTGGGAAACGGACCGAAAGTTTTGGCAATTGATGCCCATATTGACACAGTGGATACGGGAGATGAATCCCAATGGGAGTTATCCCCTTTTTCCGGGATTATCAAAGACGGGTATGTCCACGGCCGGGGAACGGTGGATCAGGAAGGGGGTGCCGCGGCCATGATCACCGCCGCCCGGATACTGACGGAAATGAAATATGACGGTGACTATACCATCTATTTCACCTTTACCGTCATGGAGGAAGACTGCGACGGCATGTGCTGGGAATACCTGATCACCGAGGAAAAACTGGTCCCCGATTTTGCCGTTATTACCGAGCCGACGAATCTGGGAATTTACCGGGGACACCGGGGACGGATGGAAATGGAGCTTTATTTTAAGGGGCTCTCAGCCCACGGCTCAGCGCCGGAACGGGGAAAAAATGTGATCTATTCCGCTTCAAAGGTGGCCCTGGGAATCGAAAAACTGAATGAAAATCTCCGTTCAGATCCTTTTCTGGGCAAAGGAACCATCGCCGCCACCCTTTTCCGGAGCCAATCTCCCTCTTTGTGTGCCATTCCCGATCTTGCCCGTATGCACATTGACCGGCGCCTGACCTGGGGAGAGGACAAAGAAAGTGCTTTGGCGGAATTGAAAAAAATCTGCGGCAAAGATGTGACAATAGAAGTCCCGGAATATCACCGCCCAAGTTATCAGGGCACTGTTTATACCGTTGAAAAGTATTTCCCCACCTGGAAAATTCCGGAAGACCATCCACTGGTACAGTCCGGGGCAAAAACTTACGAAGCGCTTTTCAACGAAAAGCCACGGATTGACAAATGGACCTTTTCAACCAATGGGGTGTCCATCTGCGGACGTCACGGGATCCCCTGCATTGGTTTCGGACCGGGGAATGAGATTCACGCCCACGCTCCCAATGAAAAAACACCGGTTGAGCATCTGGAGAAAGCTGCGGCGTTTTACACACTGATACCATACTTGCTATAAACCGCAGAGAGCACGGAGGACGCAGAGGAGATGAGATGATTTATGGATGATGATATTAATAAGTTGACTGAAAAAATAATAGGACTGGCAATCAAAGTTCATAAGAATCTTGGTCCTGGTTTTCTGGAATCTGTCTATCAGGCAGCACTGGCATATGAACTTCAAAAGGCAGGAATCACGTTTGAAAAAGAAAAAAATTTACCAGTTCATTATGCAGATATTGTTATCGAAAAAGGCTTTCGTTGTGATTTTCTTATCGACAACCAGCTGGTTGTCGAATGTAAAGCCGTCAACAAAATGACAAATATTGATCAGGCTCAACTTCTGAATTATCTGAAAATTTCAAAATTACAGGTGGGACTACTGATAAATTTTAATGTACCTATTCTGAAAGATGGACTTAAGCGAATCGTGAATAATTATAAAGGAAAAACTCCGCGTTCTCAGCGCCCTCCGCGGTTAACTCAAAAGGACCCAGCGAGCCTTGAATAATTTTAAAGAAAAAACTCCGCGTCCTCAGCGCCCTCCGCGGTTAACTCAAAAGGACTCAGCGAGCCTTGAATAATTATAAAAAAAACTCCGCGTTCTCAGCGCCCTCCGCGGTTAACTCAAAAGGACTCAGCGAGCCTTGAATAATTATAAAAAAAACTCCGCGTTCTCAGCGCCCTCCGCGGTTAACTCAAAAGGAACTACAATGCCTCAAACACTCTTACACGGAAAACACCTGATCACATTCCAGGACTGGACAAACCCGGAAATCGAAATGGCCCTGAATGTGGCATCGGATTTAAAGCGACGCTTCGCCATGGGTGAAGCCCATCGCCTTTTGCAGGATAAAACCCTGTTTATGATGTTTTTTGAACAATCCACCCGGACCCGGAATTCCATGGAAGCGGGTATGACCCAATTGGGCGGACATGCCCACGATCTGACACCGGACAAGATGCAACTGTCCCACGGTGAATCGGCCAAAGATACGGCCATGGTTCTCTCACGGATGGGACACGGTATCGCCTGCCGGAACTGCTTTTACGGCATCGGGAATCCCTACCTGAATGAACTGGCAAAACATGCATCGATCCCGGTCATGTCCCTGCAGGATGACCTGTACCACCCCATGCAGGTCATTGCAGACCTGATGACCATCCGGGAATATTTCGGGACCAACACAAAGGGATTAAAGGTGACCCTCTCCTGGGCGTATGCCACATCCCACGCAAAACCGCTCTCCGTCCCCATATCCCAGTTCCTCATGTTCCCCCGCTTCGGCATGGATGTCACCATCGCCGCGCCCAAAGAATTTCCCTTCCCTGATTTTCTGGTAAAGCAGGCCGGTGAAAATGCACGAAAATTCGGCGGTTCACTCCGGTACACAGAAGATATGGATGAAGGATTTGAAGGAGCACACATTGTCATCCCCAAAAACTGGGGTGGGTTCGGAAACTGGAGCTTTGATGAATACAATGCCAATGAAGAAGCCTGTAAACAGGAGATGAAAGCGAATCTGGAAAAACACAGGGACTGGATCTGCGACGAACGGCGTATGAAGTTGGCGGCACCGGAGGTAAAATACATGCATGCCCTTCCGGCAGACAGGGGCAGGGAAGTCACGGATGCAGTGATTGACGGACCGGCATCCATCATCTACGACGAAGCGGAAAACCGGCTCCATACGGCCAAGGCCGTCATGGCCCTCACCATGGGCGGAAGACCTTAAACGCCAGCTTATGAAATAAAAAGATTAAACTGATGATACACTTTTTCTACAGATGCTCCGAATGCGGCAGGGAATACGAGATCCATCCGTCACGGATGGTCTGTCCGGAGTGCGTAAAGAACCAGTCTCCGGACGAACCCCTCCGGGGGATTTTGGAAGTGATGCTGGACGGACGGGTTTCCAACCCGGAAGACCCGTTCGCTTTTCTGCCTGTGGAAAAGAGATATTTTCCATCGGTACCTCTTGAATCCATGCCCTTATGGCAATCCGCACGGCTGACAGATAAAACGGGATTTACACATCTGTATCTGAAAGACGACACCCGTCAGCTTACCGGTTCTCTGAAAGACCGTGCATCCCTCATGGTGGCTGCTTTTGCCCGGCGGGAAGGCATCCGGGAAATCACCGTAGCTTCCACCGGCAATGCCGGTTCATCCATGGCAGGAATCGGCGCAGCAGCAGGACTCCAAATCACCCTTTTTCTGCCAAAATCCGCCCCGAAGGCCAAAATGATCCAGGCCCTTCAGTATGGAGCCAGAGTGATTCCTGTAGACGGTAATTACGACCGTGCCTTTGACCTTTCCCTGACGTACAGCCAAAAAGGCAAAACCTTAAGCCGGAACACGGCCTATAATCCCCTTACCATCGAAGGGAAAAAAACTGTTTCCCTGGAAATTTTCCGTCAATTGAAAGATATCCCTGATATGATCTTTGTCCCTGTGGGCGATGGTGTGATTTTAAGCGGCGTGTATAAAGGATTCCGGGATCTGAAACATCAGGGA
This window of the Candidatus Neomarinimicrobiota bacterium genome carries:
- a CDS encoding YgeY family selenium metabolism-linked hydrolase, which produces MRTAEYIRQKAREYRNDTAQYLSEMVKIPSVSCEEKEVVLKIKELLESAGVHNVRIDALGNCIARVGNGPKVLAIDAHIDTVDTGDESQWELSPFSGIIKDGYVHGRGTVDQEGGAAAMITAARILTEMKYDGDYTIYFTFTVMEEDCDGMCWEYLITEEKLVPDFAVITEPTNLGIYRGHRGRMEMELYFKGLSAHGSAPERGKNVIYSASKVALGIEKLNENLRSDPFLGKGTIAATLFRSQSPSLCAIPDLARMHIDRRLTWGEDKESALAELKKICGKDVTIEVPEYHRPSYQGTVYTVEKYFPTWKIPEDHPLVQSGAKTYEALFNEKPRIDKWTFSTNGVSICGRHGIPCIGFGPGNEIHAHAPNEKTPVEHLEKAAAFYTLIPYLL
- a CDS encoding GxxExxY protein — encoded protein: MDDDINKLTEKIIGLAIKVHKNLGPGFLESVYQAALAYELQKAGITFEKEKNLPVHYADIVIEKGFRCDFLIDNQLVVECKAVNKMTNIDQAQLLNYLKISKLQVGLLINFNVPILKDGLKRIVNNYKGKTPRSQRPPRLTQKDPASLE
- a CDS encoding ornithine carbamoyltransferase produces the protein MPQTLLHGKHLITFQDWTNPEIEMALNVASDLKRRFAMGEAHRLLQDKTLFMMFFEQSTRTRNSMEAGMTQLGGHAHDLTPDKMQLSHGESAKDTAMVLSRMGHGIACRNCFYGIGNPYLNELAKHASIPVMSLQDDLYHPMQVIADLMTIREYFGTNTKGLKVTLSWAYATSHAKPLSVPISQFLMFPRFGMDVTIAAPKEFPFPDFLVKQAGENARKFGGSLRYTEDMDEGFEGAHIVIPKNWGGFGNWSFDEYNANEEACKQEMKANLEKHRDWICDERRMKLAAPEVKYMHALPADRGREVTDAVIDGPASIIYDEAENRLHTAKAVMALTMGGRP
- a CDS encoding threonine synthase is translated as MLDGRVSNPEDPFAFLPVEKRYFPSVPLESMPLWQSARLTDKTGFTHLYLKDDTRQLTGSLKDRASLMVAAFARREGIREITVASTGNAGSSMAGIGAAAGLQITLFLPKSAPKAKMIQALQYGARVIPVDGNYDRAFDLSLTYSQKGKTLSRNTAYNPLTIEGKKTVSLEIFRQLKDIPDMIFVPVGDGVILSGVYKGFRDLKHQGLTNRIPHVVAVQAEGSDAIAQALKKGSFTPITASTLADSISVDIPRNGYYALKQLKENDGSCVTVTDKEILQAQKELASTSGLFAEPAAAASYAGFLKIKQSIPKDKKVVLLITGNGLKDTGSAQKGILFPNQAISSLEALDHD